The stretch of DNA TGTAAAACTGAATGGATAAAAGGGTTTCTCCGCACTTGGAACATCTCATTTTGTCAAGCATTATAACTATCTTGAGTTAAAGGGATTTGAAGAAAAAAAATGGAATCTAGAGTGTATACTTGTATTTAGTCACTGCCTGGTGCCTGAGGATGCTAGATTACACTTTGAGTTTGAGGGTTTCTTTTCTTCATTATGTCACCAAATTTCCTAAGAATCGTCCTCTTTTGCTGCCTTGCAGGACTCCTAATATCCTTTGAACGAGGAGAGCTTTCAGCATCAGAGTACATATTATCTGCTGCCACATATCTTCCTTTCCTGTCGCCTCCCTTGGCATCTATGGGTGATGCTTCTGCCGAGGTTTTGGTCGACTCTGAACTGAACATAGCATCAATCATGTCCTTCAATTCTCTAATGCTACTCTGTGCAGCAGCCTCACTTACCTTCAAGGACTCGTATTCTTGGACGATGCTCTTTAAGGTATTCTCTTTCTCAGACATGTCTTCTTGAAGCTGAGAATTTTCTACCCTGGCAATCTCCAAGGATTCTTTTGCTACATTGGCTTCATTAACTGCATGCTTCAGCATTTCCCTCAGCCTGGAATTCTCATCTCTGATCACTCTCTGTGATTCAAACAGTTTGTCATTCTCTTCCTTTGCTTTGTTCATCTCCCCCTCAAATATCTTGATGCAATCGATGagtcctctctctttctcttttgagGCTGCTGCCAACTCATCCGACTCAAAATTCAGTCTGGCAGCCTCTTCCTGTGCCAACCGGAGCTTTTCTTCCATGATTTCCAGAGAGGCCTTTGAGTTCTCCAATTCAGTTGTTGCATTTTTCAACTGAGCTTGCACCATCGAGAGCTCCATTTTTGCCTCTCTAGCTGCCGTGGTTTGTTCCGTCAAGGCAATCGCCAAGTCATCCATGGCTTTCTTGCACTTCTCCTCGGCTTCGACAGCCAACTTGAGGTCACGCTGTAATGAGAATGTCTCCACCTCACCAGGATCGGCAAAGGAGAAGGACATTACACCCATTCTTCTGAAATTCCTGGCTGGCTGTCTAGTTGGATTAGAGGACAGTGCCACCAAGGTCTTGTTGTTGTCTTCAAGCGAATCTATCTCAAGCTTGGCCTCCTCCAGAGATACCTTAGTTTGTTCAAGCTGCTTTGTTTGGGCCTCCAGCGACACTAGCATGTTCTTCTCTGAATCCCTTGCTGCCTCCAGCTCAACTTCTAACTGCTCTAATCTGCGTGCAAGGTCCAACTGATCGTCTCCACTGCTGCCTTTTAGCTTCTTCTTCTTACTGCTTTTCTTCTTGAGCTCCTCTATCTGATCCAGTGCACGTACCTTCTCCTCTTTCTCCCTTACCAGCTCCTCCTGCAACTTGTTCAACTGCTCGTGCATATCTGATTCCTCAGTGAAGCGCGGCGTGGAAACTTGGTTCCCGCTGGAAGATGACTTGACGCTGTGAACATAAAACAAAGCCCCTGTTGGTTCATCGATTGTTGACAGTAATCGAAACAAAGAAATAACAACACAAGAAATTCGGCAGAAACCTAAATTTCATGGAACCGCAACCATGATTCATGTTGGCCAACAGATAACAAATGATTCGATGATTTGGATAAGAAAACTCGGGAAGAAACTAAATACTCTACCTGGACTTGAAGGAGAACATCTTCTCGGGTCAGGAACCGTGCTGGTGCTGGCAGCCCAGGATCAAGCAATTATGCCACCTGGGTTACTCCTATGAGAATCAGATCACATGCATAAGCGGGAATCAGGTACTGCCCCGAGAGGTTGGTTTGTGCATACCGGAGCGGAGAGAGACTATGGTGGCTGTCTCTCGAAGCAAAGAGGCTTTTCTTTATGGCGAAACTTCAAAACAGGGCAGAGAAGCAGAGATCCAAGACCGCGTCTTGTGCGCTGTTAAAGAAGGGGAAAAGATGAATCAGAGACTTGTTGAAACGGTCGAACTCCAAGAGCCGCCTTGAAGGTGAAGGGAAGCACGTCCAGAGGCGGTCAGCCAAAGACCACAATACAATTCGCTATTCTATAAACGAAAGCGGTGTGATTTTGTTTCCTAACAGATGATGAGATATACCTATTCTTTTGCCTGGCATTTCTTTATTATTTCTCGATATAAAATGTACCAGTTGAACCGTGCTTCGCTGACCTGAGCGTTGGTGGCCTCAGCTGGGCCAGCAGTCCGTCAGACGAAGGCGCACCactcgtcggctccgttcagcaTTGTGTGGTTGAATTGTTGAGGGGAAGAATGACGAGGCTACTACCAGGCAGGAGGATCCTTTTATAAACGACGACTTGGCCTGCCCTTTCCCCTTCTAATCAATACTTTACAAATTTAGAATTTAATAATCGAATTATTTATCGTTGCGTGCACGTATTGACCATTAGAATATTGGACTGGTTTGGTGGCATCCTTTTGGAAAGGGAATGCTGGATTAATGTGCATTTCATACTTGACATAACTGGTGCTACAACATTTTGGTTACCCTGCTCCTCCTGTTAACTCTTTGCAAAAATGTTGGAGAATTTCCTAGTTGTGGAGGAACAACGCCATTAATGTCCTTCTTTTTAGGAAATGAATTGCGGCATGCGGACCC from Triticum urartu cultivar G1812 chromosome 3, Tu2.1, whole genome shotgun sequence encodes:
- the LOC125544378 gene encoding myosin-11-like, which translates into the protein MFSFKSSVKSSSSGNQVSTPRFTEESDMHEQLNKLQEELVREKEEKVRALDQIEELKKKSSKKKKLKGSSGDDQLDLARRLEQLEVELEAARDSEKNMLVSLEAQTKQLEQTKVSLEEAKLEIDSLEDNNKTLVALSSNPTRQPARNFRRMGVMSFSFADPGEVETFSLQRDLKLAVEAEEKCKKAMDDLAIALTEQTTAAREAKMELSMVQAQLKNATTELENSKASLEIMEEKLRLAQEEAARLNFESDELAAASKEKERGLIDCIKIFEGEMNKAKEENDKLFESQRVIRDENSRLREMLKHAVNEANVAKESLEIARVENSQLQEDMSEKENTLKSIVQEYESLKVSEAAAQSSIRELKDMIDAMFSSESTKTSAEASPIDAKGGDRKGRYVAADNMYSDAESSPRSKDIRSPARQQKRTILRKFGDIMKKRNPQTQSVI